In one bacterium genomic region, the following are encoded:
- a CDS encoding methylmalonyl-CoA mutase family protein, with amino-acid sequence MKSSERKPEFRTISGLPLKRVYKAEDVQSDPVKDLGEPGRYPFTRGVQPTMYRGRLWTMRQYAGFATAEESNKRYKYLLQHGQTGLSIAFDLPTQMGYDSDHPMAKGEVGKVGVAIDSVEDMETLLDGIPLDQVSTSMTINATASTLLALYLCVADKQGVSWKKLRGTVQNDILKEYIARGTYIYPVEPSMRIITDLFRFCRSEVPNWNAISVSGYHMREAGCTAVQEIAFTLMDGVAYLEAAVKAGLSVDEIAPQISFFFGVHNDFVEEIAKFRAARRMWARIVKERFGAKTDDACKLRFHSQTAGCSLTAQQPRNNIVRVTIQALAAVLGGTQSLHTNSLDEALALPTEESARIALRTQQIIGYESGVANTADPCAGSYAIEALTDTLEREAKVLMKKVDELGGMKKAIEKGFVQREVQNSAYKFQKDVEAEEAIIVGVNRFQIEEEGSHPIQKIDPAAEARKVAALKAFRAHRDSSKTDKALAALSQAAQGSENLIPFIYESVKNKATLGEIADSLRKVFGQYKENVVV; translated from the coding sequence ATGAAATCTTCCGAGAGAAAACCCGAATTCCGCACGATTTCCGGACTCCCCCTCAAGCGCGTCTATAAAGCCGAGGACGTCCAGAGCGACCCCGTCAAGGACCTCGGGGAGCCCGGCCGTTATCCCTTCACCCGCGGCGTCCAGCCCACCATGTATCGGGGCCGCCTCTGGACCATGCGTCAATACGCCGGCTTCGCGACCGCGGAGGAATCCAACAAGCGTTACAAGTACCTTTTGCAGCACGGCCAGACGGGGCTTTCGATCGCCTTCGACCTGCCGACCCAGATGGGCTACGACTCGGATCACCCGATGGCCAAGGGCGAGGTGGGCAAGGTGGGCGTGGCCATCGACTCCGTGGAGGATATGGAGACCCTGCTGGACGGCATCCCGCTCGATCAGGTCTCGACCTCCATGACGATCAACGCGACTGCGTCCACGCTGCTCGCCCTCTATCTCTGTGTCGCCGACAAGCAGGGTGTGTCCTGGAAGAAGCTGCGCGGCACGGTCCAGAACGACATCCTCAAGGAATACATCGCGCGCGGGACCTATATCTATCCCGTGGAACCTTCGATGCGGATCATCACGGACCTCTTCCGTTTTTGCCGATCAGAAGTTCCAAATTGGAACGCCATCAGCGTCTCCGGCTACCATATGCGCGAGGCCGGCTGCACGGCGGTCCAGGAGATCGCCTTCACGCTCATGGATGGCGTGGCTTATCTGGAAGCGGCCGTGAAGGCGGGGCTGAGCGTCGATGAGATCGCCCCGCAGATCTCCTTCTTCTTCGGCGTCCACAACGACTTCGTGGAGGAGATCGCCAAGTTCCGGGCGGCGCGGCGGATGTGGGCGCGTATCGTCAAGGAGCGATTCGGGGCCAAGACTGACGACGCCTGCAAGCTCCGATTCCATTCGCAGACGGCCGGTTGCTCGCTCACCGCCCAGCAACCCAGGAACAACATCGTGCGCGTGACGATCCAGGCGTTGGCCGCGGTCTTGGGAGGCACGCAGTCGCTGCATACCAATTCGCTGGACGAGGCCCTGGCCCTCCCCACCGAGGAGTCCGCCCGCATCGCCCTGCGAACGCAGCAGATCATCGGTTATGAGTCGGGAGTGGCCAATACCGCCGACCCCTGCGCGGGCTCTTACGCCATCGAGGCCCTGACCGACACCCTGGAGCGCGAGGCGAAGGTCCTGATGAAGAAAGTGGACGAGTTGGGCGGAATGAAGAAAGCGATCGAAAAGGGTTTCGTGCAGCGCGAGGTCCAGAACAGCGCCTACAAATTCCAGAAGGACGTCGAGGCCGAAGAAGCGATCATCGTCGGTGTCAATAGATTCCAGATCGAGGAGGAGGGGAGCCATCCCATCCAGAAGATCGATCCCGCCGCGGAGGCCAGGAAGGTAGCGGCGCTGAAGGCCTTCCGGGCGCACCGCGATTCCTCCAAGACCGACAAGGCGCTCGCCGCGCTCTCGCAAGCCGCGCAAGGTTCCGAGAATCTGATTCCCTTCATTTATGAGTCAGTGAAGAACAAGGCAACGCTGGGAGAGATCGCCGACAGCCTCCGCAAGGTCTTCGGCCAATACAAGGAAAACGTGGTGGTCTAA
- the tatC gene encoding twin-arginine translocase subunit TatC: MTDTLRLTLVQHLIELRKRLIYALLSLGVGTLACLYFSKEIFSFLQKPLLAVMPAGSGFIATSPLEAFITYLQVALLAGTFLSSPLVLYQFWAFIAPGLHQKEKTLGAGFVLFSTFFFLGGALFGYYGIFPVGFRFFVSALEGTGIQFLPQMKDYLGFISRMLLTFGLVFEMPLVIVLLARAGIVRREMLTKARRYVLVAMFLIAGILTPGPDVLSQVLLAVPLLLLYELSVLAVRVMERKG, from the coding sequence ATGACGGACACCCTCCGGCTCACCCTCGTGCAACATCTCATCGAGCTCCGGAAAAGGCTCATCTATGCGCTTCTCAGCCTCGGCGTGGGAACGCTGGCTTGTCTTTATTTCTCGAAGGAAATCTTTTCTTTCCTTCAAAAACCGCTCTTGGCGGTGATGCCGGCGGGCTCGGGTTTCATCGCGACAAGCCCACTCGAGGCTTTCATCACCTACCTCCAGGTCGCCCTTCTGGCCGGGACCTTCCTCAGCTCGCCCCTGGTCCTGTATCAATTCTGGGCCTTCATCGCCCCAGGGCTTCATCAGAAAGAAAAGACCCTCGGAGCGGGATTCGTTCTCTTCTCGACGTTCTTTTTCCTGGGCGGGGCCTTGTTCGGTTACTACGGCATCTTTCCAGTCGGATTTCGTTTCTTCGTCTCAGCCCTGGAAGGAACCGGCATCCAGTTCCTGCCACAAATGAAGGACTACCTGGGGTTCATCTCGCGGATGCTCCTCACCTTCGGACTCGTTTTCGAGATGCCGCTCGTGATCGTCCTTTTGGCGCGAGCGGGAATCGTCCGGCGTGAGATGCTCACCAAGGCGCGGCGCTATGTCTTGGTCGCGATGTTCCTCATCGCCGGCATCCTGACGCCCGGCCCGGACGTCCTATCGCAAGTCCTCTTGGCCGTCCCTCTCCTGCTGCTCTATGAACTGTCGGTCTTGGCGGTGAGGGTGATGGAACGAAAGGGTTAG
- a CDS encoding twin-arginine translocase TatA/TatE family subunit — protein sequence MFGLGSGELLIVLILAVIFIGPDKLPSLASKLGRFVRQVQRTVDEIKSEFKEDDTK from the coding sequence ATGTTTGGTTTGGGCAGCGGAGAGCTCCTGATCGTCCTCATTCTGGCCGTCATCTTCATCGGCCCGGACAAGCTGCCGTCGCTCGCCAGCAAGCTCGGGCGTTTCGTCCGCCAGGTTCAGCGGACGGTGGACGAAATCAAATCGGAATTCAAGGAAGACGACACGAAATGA
- a CDS encoding histone deacetylase: MAATGVLWDARYLDHVTGPWHPERPERLGAIRQVLTERPVGKMVTMLEPRPATIDEIALVHDFEYVRKIEKTAGLDVPLDPDTSASPGSWDAARLAVGGILNAVDAVFEGKVANAFAFVRPPGHHAERARAMGFCLFNNVAIAAEHAIRTKNCRRVLIVDYDVHHGNGTQWAFYDRSDVFYISTHRYPFYPGTGSRREEGEGKGQGYTLNVTFPGGEGDHEYLKSFDDVVIPAMRDYRPDFILVSAGFDAHRLDPLGGMNVTADGFGRMSEAILKVAKDSCGGKAVFVLEGGYSLEGLSESVENCLIRLSR, encoded by the coding sequence ATGGCAGCAACCGGCGTCCTCTGGGATGCGCGTTACCTCGATCACGTCACCGGCCCCTGGCATCCCGAGCGCCCGGAACGTCTGGGCGCCATCCGTCAAGTCCTCACCGAGCGGCCCGTCGGAAAAATGGTGACGATGTTGGAGCCTCGTCCCGCGACGATCGACGAGATCGCCCTCGTCCACGACTTCGAATACGTCCGGAAAATCGAAAAGACGGCGGGTTTGGACGTCCCGCTCGATCCGGATACGTCCGCCTCCCCCGGAAGCTGGGACGCCGCCCGGCTGGCGGTCGGGGGGATTCTCAACGCGGTGGACGCCGTCTTTGAAGGAAAAGTGGCCAACGCCTTCGCCTTCGTCCGCCCGCCGGGCCATCACGCGGAAAGGGCCCGCGCGATGGGATTTTGCCTTTTCAACAACGTGGCCATCGCGGCCGAACACGCGATCCGGACGAAAAATTGCCGTCGCGTCCTCATCGTGGACTACGACGTGCATCACGGCAATGGCACCCAGTGGGCCTTTTACGACCGGAGCGACGTCTTTTACATTTCCACCCACCGCTATCCGTTTTATCCGGGCACCGGCTCGCGCCGCGAGGAGGGTGAAGGGAAGGGACAAGGCTACACGCTCAACGTGACCTTCCCCGGCGGGGAGGGTGACCACGAATACTTGAAATCCTTCGACGACGTCGTGATCCCGGCCATGCGGGATTACCGCCCCGATTTCATCCTCGTCTCCGCCGGCTTTGACGCCCATCGCCTCGACCCGCTCGGCGGCATGAACGTGACCGCCGACGGCTTCGGCCGGATGTCGGAGGCGATCTTGAAGGTCGCGAAGGACTCCTGCGGCGGCAAGGCGGTGTTCGTCTTGGAGGGCGGTTACAGTCTGGAAGGCCTTTCGGAATCCGTGGAAAATTGCCTCATTCGATTGTCGCGGTAG
- a CDS encoding OmpA family protein yields MFKRTRGVGLAVVLLAGLITHPRSAGALNVQLLRPGTGHVQGFHLFTSETLPKHRLAAGLNLNLANHPFEQVPVGTTIRTTGLVDRFVTADLLLSYGALDWLTLNLGMPVNVYHDIAPTPTSGRDRGGGDAGDLILNAKIRIFDAEKTGSHLGLAVVPFVTLPTGRQSIFFGDSSVTGGAVVAGDAQWKSNRFYLNVGARFRETETIANLTVKHEFVFGGGFQRPIVKKWDLNVIAEVFGSTTLSKNFVVQDISTPLEGMVVLQKKWLENRNLITHVGAGAGLTNGYGAPNVRAILGVSYAWDFKKDDRPAPVAVREEVIATSKIHFAYNRSEILPSSHAVLDDIVRTIKGRPEIRQVRVEGHTDSHGADEYNQRLSEKRAQAVMQYLTNNGIPADRVTAVGMGETKPVADNVTKSGRAQNRRVEFHLQVAEGAKVRIRESQEAAPTYEQGDPGETRRRR; encoded by the coding sequence ATGTTCAAGCGGACCCGTGGTGTCGGTCTTGCGGTCGTTCTCCTAGCCGGACTCATCACCCATCCTCGTTCGGCCGGCGCCCTCAACGTCCAGCTGCTCCGGCCCGGCACGGGGCATGTTCAAGGGTTTCACCTCTTCACATCGGAAACCCTGCCGAAACACCGTTTGGCCGCCGGTCTGAATCTGAATCTGGCCAATCACCCCTTCGAACAGGTCCCGGTCGGAACGACCATCCGGACCACCGGCCTGGTCGACCGTTTCGTGACGGCGGACTTGCTCCTGTCCTATGGGGCCCTCGATTGGTTGACCTTGAACTTGGGGATGCCGGTCAACGTCTACCACGACATCGCCCCGACCCCGACGTCCGGACGGGATCGCGGCGGCGGAGACGCCGGCGACCTCATCTTGAACGCCAAGATCCGCATCTTTGACGCCGAGAAGACGGGGTCTCATCTGGGACTCGCCGTCGTGCCTTTTGTGACCTTGCCGACGGGGAGACAGTCCATCTTTTTCGGGGATTCCTCGGTGACGGGCGGTGCCGTCGTGGCGGGCGACGCCCAATGGAAGTCGAACCGGTTCTACCTGAACGTCGGGGCCCGCTTCCGCGAGACGGAGACGATCGCGAATTTGACGGTCAAGCATGAGTTCGTCTTCGGCGGCGGTTTTCAGCGGCCGATCGTCAAGAAGTGGGATTTGAACGTCATCGCGGAAGTCTTCGGTTCGACGACGCTGTCGAAAAATTTCGTCGTCCAGGACATCTCGACGCCTCTCGAAGGCATGGTCGTCCTGCAGAAAAAATGGTTGGAGAACCGGAATTTGATCACGCACGTCGGGGCCGGGGCGGGACTCACCAACGGTTATGGGGCGCCCAACGTGCGGGCGATCCTGGGCGTCTCGTATGCCTGGGATTTCAAGAAGGATGACAGACCCGCGCCCGTGGCCGTCCGCGAAGAGGTGATTGCGACGAGCAAGATCCACTTTGCCTACAATCGCTCGGAAATCCTTCCTTCGTCGCACGCCGTCTTGGACGACATCGTCCGGACGATCAAGGGGAGGCCGGAAATCCGGCAGGTTCGCGTGGAAGGGCATACCGACAGCCACGGCGCGGACGAGTACAATCAAAGGCTCTCCGAAAAGCGGGCCCAGGCCGTCATGCAATATCTCACGAACAACGGCATTCCGGCCGACCGGGTGACCGCCGTTGGGATGGGAGAAACGAAGCCGGTTGCGGACAATGTCACGAAGTCCGGCCGCGCGCAGAACCGGCGCGTGGAGTTCCACCTTCAGGTCGCGGAAGGGGCGAAAGTCCGCATCCGCGAATCCCAGGAAGCGGCCCCCACCTACGAACAGGGCGACCCCGGTGAGACCCGCCGTCGCCGCTGA
- a CDS encoding OmpA family protein, translated as MKKTLCLVVGVLAVSFAALPRSWALNVQLLRPSTGHVKGYQLFTSETLPKYTLAAGLNVNFAHHPFELTIAGTTSRVLGIVDRFVTADFLVSYGLTNWWTINVDMPLNIYHDIAPTFIATRDRGGGDPGDLGVNMKFRVFDANETSTGLGLAFVPFVTVPTGRQSVWFGDENLTGGAILVGDAQWKANRFYLNVGGRFREREQVTNLIVKNELLYGLGFTRPIVKDWDFNIILEVFGSTNFRKFATENISSPIEGLAILQKKWGENRRLITHVGGGFGITNGYGVPTWRALIGVSYAWDLKPAPKPVREEVITTNKIHFAFDKAEIKPSSYPVIDEIIRTIQSKNVVAVRVEGHTDSYGTDAYNQKLSERRANAVMNYLTSHGIPAEKASAVGMGESKPVADNATKAGRAENRRVEFHLEIPEGSKVRVQESSQEAPHYEEGDPGGRPRK; from the coding sequence ATGAAAAAGACGCTGTGCCTCGTAGTGGGTGTCCTCGCCGTCTCGTTCGCCGCGCTTCCAAGATCCTGGGCCTTGAACGTCCAACTCCTCCGCCCCAGCACGGGGCACGTGAAGGGCTACCAGCTCTTCACCTCCGAAACATTGCCTAAATACACGCTGGCGGCGGGCCTCAACGTCAATTTCGCCCATCACCCGTTTGAATTGACCATCGCCGGCACGACGAGCCGGGTCCTGGGCATCGTCGACCGGTTCGTGACGGCGGATTTTCTGGTCTCCTACGGCCTGACTAATTGGTGGACGATCAACGTCGACATGCCGCTCAACATCTACCACGACATCGCCCCGACGTTCATCGCGACGCGGGACCGGGGAGGCGGGGATCCGGGCGACCTGGGAGTCAACATGAAGTTTAGGGTCTTCGACGCGAACGAGACCTCCACCGGCCTGGGGCTGGCGTTTGTTCCGTTTGTCACCGTCCCGACGGGCCGCCAGTCGGTCTGGTTCGGCGATGAGAACCTGACGGGCGGAGCGATCCTGGTGGGCGACGCCCAGTGGAAAGCGAACCGGTTTTACCTGAACGTGGGCGGGCGTTTCCGGGAGAGGGAGCAGGTCACGAATCTAATCGTCAAGAATGAGCTCCTTTACGGCCTCGGTTTCACGCGTCCGATCGTGAAGGACTGGGACTTCAACATCATTCTCGAAGTTTTCGGTTCGACGAACTTCCGGAAGTTCGCGACGGAGAACATCTCATCGCCGATCGAAGGCCTGGCGATTCTTCAAAAGAAGTGGGGTGAGAACCGGAGACTCATCACGCACGTGGGCGGGGGATTCGGGATTACGAACGGTTACGGCGTTCCCACGTGGCGGGCGCTCATCGGCGTTTCCTACGCTTGGGATTTGAAGCCGGCGCCCAAACCGGTCCGCGAAGAGGTCATCACGACGAACAAGATCCACTTCGCCTTCGACAAGGCCGAAATCAAGCCGTCGTCGTATCCCGTCATCGATGAAATCATACGCACCATCCAAAGCAAGAATGTCGTCGCCGTGCGTGTCGAAGGCCACACGGACAGCTACGGGACGGACGCGTACAACCAAAAGCTCTCGGAACGGCGGGCCAACGCCGTCATGAATTACCTGACCTCACACGGGATACCGGCCGAAAAGGCCAGCGCGGTCGGCATGGGAGAGTCGAAGCCGGTCGCGGACAATGCAACCAAGGCCGGCCGCGCGGAAAACCGGCGTGTCGAATTCCACCTCGAGATCCCCGAGGGTTCGAAGGTCAGGGTGCAGGAATCCAGCCAAGAGGCCCCGCATTACGAGGAGGGCGATCCGGGCGGGCGCCCAAGAAAATAA
- a CDS encoding S8 family peptidase, giving the protein MKRRVSRRHSHHRKKWPFPLVPAIAATTAVLVLALVIILKRAGPPQVAAVPPLPQSRSMQPMRPEPAARPSMPSVTAQPAAQTALKRPVFVAAPDPRCHRLGRLNASFYRCGESLILLKEGAEFPEDLKSAPWQRTLGELMNRGLIDGALATEKGDITLATVPNDARFADQTFLNGDAPYDIGALDAWSAVTGSPDLTVAILDSGIDLVHPDLQANLWTNEGEVPGNATDDDGNGYIDDANGYNFNAATADNQDDKGHGTHGAGVIGAVGNNGIGIAGINWNVNLLPLKITDADGKASLAAAVEAINYAIENNAKVINASWVMSLSTPEKVNLLQTAVQNAVSAGIVFVAAAGNNAGQDLDASPLYPASFDLPGVVTVAAVDADRVLASFSNIGANSVDLAAPGMGILSTAIGGDFSSSAGTSVAATVVSGAAALLLAQKPSLSPAEVRNVLMETATASPSLSGKTVSGGSLNLKAALAAVGASVGSSDSSGEPKSDVAASAAKSTSSGSSGGGCSLAGP; this is encoded by the coding sequence GTGAAAAGACGCGTCTCCCGTCGTCATTCCCATCATCGCAAGAAATGGCCTTTTCCTCTGGTTCCCGCCATTGCGGCGACGACGGCGGTCTTGGTATTGGCCCTGGTCATCATCCTCAAGCGCGCGGGACCGCCCCAAGTCGCCGCCGTGCCGCCGCTTCCCCAAAGCCGCAGCATGCAGCCCATGAGGCCGGAACCGGCCGCAAGGCCATCCATGCCGTCCGTGACGGCTCAGCCGGCCGCGCAGACCGCCTTGAAGCGTCCGGTTTTCGTGGCGGCGCCGGATCCGCGTTGCCACAGGCTGGGTCGCCTGAACGCCTCGTTCTACCGGTGCGGAGAGAGCTTGATTCTTTTGAAGGAAGGGGCGGAGTTTCCGGAGGACCTCAAGTCCGCGCCGTGGCAGAGGACGCTCGGCGAATTGATGAATCGCGGATTGATCGACGGCGCTTTGGCCACGGAGAAGGGGGACATCACCCTCGCGACGGTCCCGAACGACGCCCGTTTCGCCGATCAGACGTTCTTGAACGGTGACGCCCCGTACGACATCGGCGCCCTGGACGCCTGGAGCGCCGTGACGGGCAGCCCCGACCTGACGGTCGCGATCCTCGACAGCGGCATCGATCTCGTCCATCCGGACCTCCAGGCCAATCTTTGGACCAATGAGGGCGAAGTTCCCGGCAACGCGACGGACGACGACGGCAACGGGTATATCGACGACGCCAATGGCTATAATTTCAACGCCGCAACGGCCGACAACCAGGACGACAAAGGGCACGGGACGCACGGGGCGGGGGTTATCGGCGCGGTGGGCAACAACGGGATCGGAATCGCCGGGATCAACTGGAACGTGAACCTCCTGCCGCTCAAGATCACGGACGCAGACGGCAAAGCCTCGCTGGCTGCGGCCGTGGAGGCGATCAACTACGCAATAGAAAACAACGCGAAGGTCATCAACGCCAGTTGGGTCATGAGCCTTTCGACGCCCGAGAAGGTCAATCTCCTGCAGACGGCGGTTCAGAACGCCGTGAGCGCGGGGATTGTCTTCGTGGCGGCCGCCGGCAACAACGCGGGGCAGGATCTTGACGCGTCGCCCCTGTATCCCGCGTCGTTTGATTTGCCGGGGGTCGTGACGGTCGCGGCGGTCGATGCGGACCGGGTGCTCGCTTCGTTCTCCAACATCGGCGCCAATTCCGTCGACCTGGCGGCTCCGGGAATGGGCATCCTGTCGACCGCGATCGGAGGGGACTTCAGTTCGTCCGCCGGGACTTCGGTCGCGGCGACCGTCGTGAGCGGCGCGGCCGCACTCCTGCTGGCCCAAAAGCCTTCTCTCAGCCCCGCCGAAGTCAGAAACGTCCTCATGGAGACCGCGACGGCCTCCCCGTCGCTTTCCGGCAAGACGGTGAGCGGCGGATCGCTCAACTTGAAGGCGGCTCTGGCGGCCGTGGGGGCTTCCGTGGGGTCTTCGGATTCCTCGGGAGAACCCAAATCGGACGTGGCCGCCTCGGCGGCCAAATCGACCTCTTCGGGGTCGTCCGGAGGCGGCTGTTCGTTGGCGGGGCCTTAG
- a CDS encoding PBP1A family penicillin-binding protein: MSTVLEGVGRLFKVAFGLLAIAVGVFVVGTSVLYYHFAKDLPKLGGIADYKPLLVSEVFADDNSKIGEFWQECRYLLPYEKIPRRVIDAFVASEDERFWDHKGVDFKSILRAFFENLRAGKVVQGGSTITQQVTRSLVLSREKSFDRKVKEAILATQLEQNFTKEQILYIYLNQIFLGNRAHGVQAAARNYFHKDITELTLAETAMIAGLPSAPTAFSPLVNPAMARLRQEHVLSQMLENRYISKAEYEEALKAPLTLYRAGIDKDFNDLYAPYFVEHVRRTIEQNFGQQTLYGGGLKIHTTVNLADYQAADRAVKRGLLEVERRKGFHGPVERVAPDKIREFADQVHLQLTELDEPIRMPPNPEIPPLSTPIEEGHIYRGVISAVDDQGTATVVVGHAEGTIPPENRKWTGRTPKVGEIYWVRRTADGEFTIEVEPKLESALFSFNPLTGEVKAMIGGFSFKRSEFNRATQAIRQPGSAFKPIVYSAALDKGYTPGTTVIDAPVEYKVGRNRFWSPENYSRKHNGPMPVRSAITHSNNVIAVKVFHDIGIDYTVAYARKLGISTPIARYLSTALGASDVTLFDLTRAFATFPAGGVRPTPLFIRKIVDKDGNVLEENRPAVADAAHVFDVPGSGSGAGFNGELLAEGEKVIEKENLKVTPEEKRILYGASIPPGHVISPQTAFLMTNLLTDVIDHGTGFKAKSLKRPAAGKTGTTNDESDAWFVAFTPDLITGVWTGYDSRKKIGPGMTGGVVSAPIWLYYMEEALKDRPVLDFAKPAYIKLANIDSMTGGSALEDAAPKPEDLAIPSGEAPASRGVDFLFKDLNNL; encoded by the coding sequence GTGTCCACCGTCCTCGAGGGCGTCGGCCGCCTCTTCAAAGTCGCCTTCGGACTCCTGGCAATCGCCGTCGGCGTCTTCGTCGTGGGCACCAGCGTCCTCTATTACCACTTCGCCAAGGACCTGCCCAAGCTCGGGGGCATCGCCGACTACAAGCCCCTGCTCGTGAGCGAGGTGTTCGCCGACGACAATTCGAAAATCGGCGAATTTTGGCAGGAGTGCCGCTATCTCTTGCCCTACGAGAAGATCCCGCGCCGCGTGATCGACGCCTTCGTGGCGTCCGAGGACGAGCGTTTTTGGGACCACAAGGGCGTCGACTTCAAGAGCATCCTCCGGGCTTTTTTCGAAAACCTCCGGGCGGGCAAGGTCGTGCAGGGAGGATCGACGATCACCCAGCAGGTCACCCGCTCCCTCGTCCTCTCTCGCGAGAAAAGCTTCGACCGCAAGGTGAAGGAGGCCATCCTCGCCACGCAGCTCGAGCAGAATTTCACGAAGGAGCAGATCCTCTACATCTATCTGAACCAGATCTTTTTGGGGAACCGGGCCCACGGCGTCCAGGCCGCCGCGCGGAATTATTTCCACAAGGACATCACGGAGCTGACGCTTGCGGAGACGGCGATGATCGCGGGACTCCCCTCGGCCCCGACGGCCTTCTCCCCGCTCGTCAATCCCGCCATGGCGCGCCTGCGCCAGGAGCACGTGCTCTCCCAAATGCTCGAGAATCGGTACATCTCGAAGGCCGAATACGAGGAGGCCCTGAAGGCCCCGCTGACTCTCTATCGCGCGGGCATCGACAAGGATTTTAACGACCTATACGCGCCCTATTTTGTGGAACACGTGCGCCGGACGATCGAGCAGAACTTCGGCCAACAGACGCTCTACGGGGGAGGACTCAAGATCCACACGACGGTCAATCTCGCCGACTACCAGGCCGCCGACCGCGCCGTGAAGCGCGGACTCTTGGAGGTGGAGCGCCGCAAGGGCTTCCACGGGCCCGTGGAGAGGGTCGCGCCGGACAAGATCCGGGAATTCGCGGACCAGGTCCACCTGCAGCTCACGGAGTTGGACGAACCGATCCGCATGCCTCCCAATCCGGAGATTCCCCCGCTCTCCACGCCCATCGAGGAAGGCCACATCTACCGGGGCGTGATCTCGGCCGTGGACGACCAGGGCACCGCGACGGTGGTCGTCGGTCACGCGGAAGGGACAATCCCCCCCGAGAACCGCAAGTGGACGGGGCGGACGCCCAAGGTCGGCGAAATCTACTGGGTCCGCCGGACGGCCGACGGCGAGTTCACCATCGAGGTGGAACCCAAGCTCGAGTCCGCGCTCTTCTCCTTCAATCCCCTGACGGGCGAGGTGAAGGCGATGATCGGCGGCTTCAGCTTCAAGCGCAGCGAGTTCAACCGCGCGACCCAGGCGATCCGTCAGCCGGGATCGGCGTTCAAGCCCATCGTTTATTCCGCCGCCCTGGACAAGGGCTACACGCCCGGCACGACGGTCATCGACGCCCCGGTCGAGTACAAGGTGGGCCGCAACCGGTTCTGGAGCCCCGAGAATTACAGCCGCAAGCACAACGGTCCCATGCCCGTGCGGAGCGCCATCACGCATTCGAACAACGTCATCGCGGTCAAGGTCTTCCACGACATCGGCATCGACTACACGGTGGCCTACGCGCGTAAACTCGGAATCTCGACGCCCATCGCGCGTTACCTTTCAACGGCCCTCGGGGCCTCGGATGTGACGCTCTTCGACCTCACGCGCGCCTTCGCCACTTTCCCCGCGGGAGGGGTCAGGCCCACCCCCCTTTTCATCCGCAAGATCGTGGACAAGGACGGCAACGTACTCGAGGAGAACCGGCCCGCGGTCGCGGATGCCGCGCACGTTTTCGACGTCCCCGGGAGCGGCTCCGGCGCGGGCTTCAACGGCGAGCTTCTGGCGGAGGGCGAAAAGGTCATCGAGAAGGAGAATCTCAAGGTGACTCCGGAGGAAAAACGCATCCTCTACGGAGCCTCGATCCCGCCGGGACACGTCATCAGCCCTCAGACGGCCTTTCTCATGACCAACCTTTTGACGGACGTCATCGACCACGGCACGGGATTCAAGGCAAAGTCCCTCAAGCGGCCGGCGGCCGGCAAGACGGGGACCACCAACGACGAGTCCGACGCCTGGTTCGTCGCCTTCACACCCGACCTCATCACGGGCGTCTGGACCGGCTACGACAGCCGCAAGAAGATCGGTCCGGGCATGACTGGCGGCGTGGTTTCGGCGCCTATCTGGCTCTACTACATGGAGGAGGCGTTGAAGGATCGGCCGGTCTTGGACTTCGCGAAGCCCGCGTACATCAAACTCGCCAATATCGACTCGATGACGGGAGGCTCGGCCCTGGAGGACGCGGCTCCAAAACCCGAGGATCTGGCGATTCCCAGTGGCGAGGCCCCCGCGAGCCGGGGCGTGGATTTTCTCTTTAAGGACTTAAATAATCTCTAA